Genomic DNA from Streptomyces sp. GS7:
ACCGCCACCGGGTGATGGGTCCCGTCCTGCTCCACCACGGAATCGGTCACCTCCGTGACCCCGTCGCCGTCCAGTTGCTCGCCGGACACCTTGAAGGCACCGCCCGACCCCGCCACGGACACCGCCAACACCCCGTGAGCCATGCACAGCAGCAACCCGCCCGCACCGGCCAGCGCTATGACCGAGGCCGCGGCCAGCCGCCGCCGGTTGAGCCGGTGGTCCGCCCTTCCCACACTGCGCGCATCTTCCACCACAGCCTCATTGAACTACCGAAGGCAGCCCCGGTTGCCCCTGGCAGCCCGGCGCGTGGAGGCCCACGCGGGCTGCTCGGAGCGCACAGGGGCGCGCGAAGTGCGTGAAGCCTGGCCAAGGTTTCTCCGCACCGTACCGAAGGCAGTGCCGCACCGGCGGATTCCGCGAACAGCGCGGCGATCGGCAGAAGTTGAAGCGTTCGGCATCAGAGAGCGGTCACAGAGCGCTCAGTTGCCCCAAGGACACCGCGACCTTGGCGAAAACTCTTGACGCACCCTTCACTTAGATGAAGCATTCCCGGGCAACAGAGCGCTCCCTCCGCCTTTATCGTTCAATTCCTGAACTCGGAGAGTCCCCTCATGCCCACACCCCCCACCCAAGCCGCGGCATCCCCCAAAACCCCCACCCCCACCCGCCGCACCCTCCTCGGCGCCATGGCGGCCGCCACCGCGGCACCGGCCGCACTCGCCCTCGCCTCCACCGCGTCCGCCCTGCCGGGCGCCGCGCAGCCACTGCCGGGCGGCGGCGACCTCGGCCCGAACGTACTGGTCTTCGATCCGTCCACGCCCGGTATCCAGGCACAACTGGACCAGGTCTTCCGGCAGCAGGAATCCGCGCAGTTCGGCACCGGCCGCTACGCGCTGCTGTTCAAGCCCGGTACCTACAGCGGGCTCAACGCCCAGCTCGGCTTCTACACGTCCATCGCCGGTCTCGGCCTGTCCCCCGACGACACGACCATCAACGGTGATGTGACCGTCGACGCGGGCTGGTTCAACGGAAACGCCACACAGAACTTCTGGCGTTCGGCGGAGAACCTGGCGCTCAACCCCGCCAACGGCACCAACCGCTGGGCCGTCGCCCAGGCCGCCCCCTTCAGACGCATGCACGTCAGGGGCGGACTCACCCTCGCGCCCAGCGGCTACGGCTGGGCCAGCGGCGGCTACATCGCCGACAGCCGCATCGACGGCACGGTCAGCCCGTACTCCCAGCAGCAGTGGTACACCCGCGACAGCGCGGTGGGCGGCTGGACCAACGGCGTCTGGAACATGGTGTTCTCCGGTGTACAGGGCGCTCCCCCGCAGGGTTTTCCCAACCCGCCGTACACCACGCTGGCCACCACCGCCGTCTCCCGGGAGAAGCCCTTCCTCTATCTCTCCGGCAGTGAATACCGGGTGTTCCTGCCCGAGAAGCGCACCGACGCCAGTGGCCCCACCTGGGGCAGCGGCACACCGCGGGGCACCTCGCTGCCGCTCGGCCAGTTCTACGTCGCCAAGCCCGGTGTCACGGCGGCCACGCTCAACGCCGCCCTGGCCCAGGGCCTCCACCTGCTCCTCACCCCCGGCATCTACCACCTCGACCGCGCACTGGAGGTCAACCGCGCCAACACCGTGGTCCTCGGCCTCGGTTACGCCACACTCATCCCTGACAACGGTGTCATCGCCGTGACGGTCGCCGACGTCGACGGGGTCCGGCTGGCCGGGTTCCTCATCGAGGCCGGCCCGGTCAACTCTCCCGTCCTCCTCCGGATCGGTCCGCAGGGGGCCGCCACCGACCACTCCGCCAACCCGACCACCGTGCAGGACGTGTTCGTGCGGATAGGCGGCGCGGGCCCCGGCAAGGCCACCACGAGCATCGAGGTCAACAGCCGCCACACGGTCATCGACCACACCTGGGTCTGGCGCGCCGACCACGGCAGCGGCGTCGGCTGGGACGTCAACCGTGCCGACTACGGCATCCGCGTCAACGGCGACGACGTCTTCGCGACCGGCCTGTTCGTCGAGCACTTCAACAAGTACGACGTCCAGTGGTACGGCCAGCGCGGGCGCACCGTCTTCTTCCAGAACGAGAAGGCGTACGACGCCCCCGACCAGGCCGCGATCCAGGACGGCACCGTCCGGGGCTACGCCGCCTACAAGGTCGGCGACTCCGTAACGACCCACGAGGCATGGGGGCTTGGCAGCTACTGCTACTACACCGCCGACCCCGGCATCCGCCAGGACCACGGCTTCGCGGCGCCGGACGCTCCCGGCGTGAGGTTCCACGACCTGCTGGTCGTCTCGCTCGGCGGCAAGGGCCAGTACGAGCACGTCATCAACGCCACCGGCGCCCCCACTTCAGGCGCGTCCACCACGCCGTCGACTGTCGTCACCTACCCCTGACCCGAGTGGGACCGGGCGGCCGGCCGTCGCCTCAGCGCCCGGCCGCCCAGCGGGAGTACGGGGTCTTGAACCCGTCCGTGTCCTTCTGGGCGTAGGCGTAGAAGGCACGCAGGAAGGCCGCCCGTTCACGGGCCTCGGGCTTGTCGGAGTGCGCTTCCGAGGTCAGGTCCTTGCCGCCGATCAGTGCCTGGCGCCGCAGGATGTCGTCGAGGGAGACCCGTCGGGCGTTGCGCATCATGTCGTACATCGCCATGAAGGTGGTGGTGCGCCCCACTCCCGCACGGCAGTGGAAGTGCAGCCAGGTGCCCTGCGGCAGGCTGCGGACGAAGGCGACGAAACGATCCACCTCGTCGTTCTGCGGCCGGTGATGGTCGGGCACGGTGAGCCGGACGTAGCGCCAGCCCGCCTGCTCGACCACATCGGCCTCGGTGCGGACCGTCTTGGGATCGCGCACCGGGCCGTCGGGTTTCACCGACTTGCCCGGTATCCAGTCGAAGCTCACCGGGCCGGTCCGCTCCAGCTGCTCCTGTCGGCGTTGTTCGTCGGCCAGTACCCGGCCGTGGCTCAGCCCGATGTTGGCGTCGTCCTTGTCCCCGAACCAGCTGACCGGCATCCCGTTGACGTACAGGTGTGATTCCTGGCGCAGGTCCACATCGACCACGGGGCCGTGTCCGGCGGGCAGGTGGTCGTTGACCGTCCGCAGACCGGCCGTGGAGAAGACACCGCTCCCCGAAGCGTGCAGGGTGGCCAGTCCCTCCAACGACGGGGCCTTGCTGCCCGGCTCGGGCTTGGCCACGGCGCCGGCCACACGGAAGTTCTTGGGCAGTGCAGGGGTGTCGGCGATGTCGATGATCTGTCGGACCTGCCGTGGGGCCGTGGAACCGCGGGCCGCCGGGCCGCCGTTCGCACAGCCCGCCACGGTCGGCAGTGCGGCGAGCGCGGTCAGCAGGGCCGCCAACGCGCGGGTCCGCAGCCGGCGTTGACGGCAGCGCCGTGGATGTCCTGTCATGTGTGTCTCCCCTTCCCCCGGGCCGTCCGGCCGCCGGGCCGGTGGTGAAGACGACCATGGGGGCCGGGAGGTTCGTCCCGGACGGCGATCGGAGCCCGCAATGGCCTGTCCTGCACGGCTGTTGATCGCCGGCGGGAGAGCGGACGACCACGTTGCAAACGGGCGGTACCGCCGCGCCTACCCCGGGATCCGGGGGCTCACCGTCATGCGGATGTCCTCGGCCGCCCAGAGCACGAAGCGTTCGATCGGGGTCACCTCATGGCCCGGTACGGGCCGGAAGCGGAAGCGTTTGAGGAGTACGGCCAGGACCAGCTCGGCCTCGACCATCGCCAGGCCGGCCCCCTCGCAGCTGCGCGGACCGAGCCCGAAGGGGAGGTAGGCCAGCCGCGGCCGCTTGGCCGTCTCTTCCGGGGTGAAGCGTTCGGGAACGAACTTCTCGGGCTCGGGCCAGTGGTCGGGGTTCATGTGGACGGCCCAGAAGGGGTAGAAGATCGTCGCCCCGGCGGGGATCTCGTAGTCGCCCAGGGCGAGGGGTTCGGCCGTCTCGCGCGCGCCGTACGGACCAGGCGGGAAGAGCCTCATGGCTTCCTTGAGGACCATCTCCAGATACGTGAGCCGTCGCAGGTCGGCGTAGTCGGGCGCCGCACGGTCGCCGAGCACGCGGTCCAGCTCGTCGGCGACGCGTGCGGCGGCCTCGGGGTGCCGTCCCAGCAGGTGCAGTGTCCAGGAGACGGCCACCCCGGTCGTGTGGTGGGCGGCCAGCATCATCACCATGACGGTGTCGCGGACGCGCGCGGGCCGCTCCCCCGCCCCGACGAGTGCCCCGATCAGATCGCTCCGGTCCGTGCGGGCGTCGGAACGGTGCGCCGCGACCACCTGGTCGACCATCGTGCGCAGCCGGCCGAGGGCCGCCTCCGCCCGCTCGGCACGCTCCTGCCGGCTGCCCACGTCAGGCACCTGGTAGAGCCGTCCCAGGTGTTCGGTGAGCACCTCCTCGAACGCGGCGACCACGCCGTCCGGGTCCGCGGCCTCGCCCCCCAGCGCGTACGCGCAGATCATCCGCAGCGACAGCGCGGTGAGGTCCTTCTGCAGCACGACGGATGCGCGGTCGGCTCGCTCTGCCTGCTCTGCCTGCTCTGCCTGCTCTGCCCAACGGTCCGCGAGTGCGGTCGCCAGCTCGGTGAACCGCGCGAAGTGCCGCTCATGGGAAGGGCGTCCGGCCAGTACCGAGAGCAGCACGCGCCGCCAGGGGGTGTGCTCCTCGGCCGGAATCACCTGGAGGTTACCCGCCTCGAACAGCGGGTCCAGGAACGCGAACAGCCGCTCCGGCCGCTCATCGAGGTGCGCCGTGGCCTCCAGCAGTACGGGGTCGGCGACCGAAACCGCCGTCTCCACGCCCGGAAGCTGGAACCGTACGACGGGCCCGTACTCGGCGTGCAGCCGCAGCTGGTAGTGGTGCAGTCCGCCCGCTGCCGCGATGGCGCCGACCCCTCCGTCCGCCCGCGGCTCGGGACCTGGGATGTCCATGACCACTCCTCCTGGCTCGGAACGGAGACGTCCAGGCCGGCCGGTGCGGGCCGACCTGGACGTGACCGGTGATCAGGCGAGGTCGAACCGGTCCAGGTTCATGACCTTGTCCCACGCGGCGACGAAGTCCGTCACGAACTTCTCCTTCGCGTCGTCGCTCGCGTAGACCTCCGCGACGGCACGCAGCTCGGAGTTCGAGCCGAAGACCAGGTCGGCACGGGTGCCGGTCCACTTGACCGCACCGCTCGCGTCACGGCCCTCGAACGCGTCCTGCGCCGAGGACGTCGACTTCCACGTCGTGCCCAGGTCGAGCAGGTTGACGAAGAAGTCGTTGGTCAGCGCGCCCGGCTTGTCGGTGAGGACGCCGTGCTTCGCCTGCCCGTGGTTGGCGCCCAGGACGCGCAGACCGCCGACGAGGACGGTCATCTCGGGCGCGCTCAGCGTCAGCAGGTTCGCCTTGTCGAGCAGCAGGTACTCGGCCGGCAGGCGGTTGCCCTTGCCGACGTAGTTGCGGAAGCCGTCCGCGGCCGGCTCCAGCGCGTCGAACGACTCGACGTCCGTCTGGTCCTGGGCGGCGTCCACCCGGCCCGGCGTGAAGGGCACCTCGATGTCGAAGCCGCCGTCCTTGGCCGCCTTCTCGATCGCCGCGCCGCCCGCGAGCACGATCAGGTCGGCCAGCGAGAGCTGCTTGCCGCCCGCGGAGTTGAAGGACCCCTGGATGCCCTCCAGCGTGCGCAGCACCTGCGCCAGCTCGTCCGGGTTGTTGACCTCCCAGTTGCGCTGCGGCTCCAGGCGGATGCGGGCGCCGTTGGCACCGCCGCGCTTGTCGCTGCCGCGGAAGGAGGAGGCCGAGGCCCAGGCGGCCGAGACCAGCTGGGAGACCGTGAGGCCGGAGCCGAGGACCTGCTCCTTGAGGGAGGCGATGTCCGCGGCGTCGATCGGCTCGCCGGTGCGCTGCGGCAGCGGGTCCTGCCACAGCAGCACCTCGGAGGGGACCTCGGGGCCCAAGTAGCGTGCGACCGGGCCCATGTCACGGTGCGTCAGCTTGTACCAGGCACGGGCGAAGGCGTCCGCGAACTCCGCCGGGTTCTCGTAGAAGCGGCGCGAGATCGGCTCGTAGATCGGGTCGAAGCGCAGCGAGAGGTCGGTGGTGAGCATCGTCGGGAGGCGCTTCTTCGACGCGTCGTGCGCGTCGGGGATGATCGCCTCGGCGTCCTTGGCCACCCACTGGTTGGCGCCGGCCGGGCTCTGGGTCAGCTCGTAGTCGTACTCGAAGAGGTTCTTGAAGAACCCGTTGCTCCACTGGGTCGGGGTGGTGGTCCAGGTGACCTCGAGGCCGCTGGTGATCGCGTCGGGGCCGGCACCGGTGCCGTACGTGCTCTGCCAGCCGA
This window encodes:
- a CDS encoding coagulation factor 5/8 type domain-containing protein; its protein translation is MPTPPTQAAASPKTPTPTRRTLLGAMAAATAAPAALALASTASALPGAAQPLPGGGDLGPNVLVFDPSTPGIQAQLDQVFRQQESAQFGTGRYALLFKPGTYSGLNAQLGFYTSIAGLGLSPDDTTINGDVTVDAGWFNGNATQNFWRSAENLALNPANGTNRWAVAQAAPFRRMHVRGGLTLAPSGYGWASGGYIADSRIDGTVSPYSQQQWYTRDSAVGGWTNGVWNMVFSGVQGAPPQGFPNPPYTTLATTAVSREKPFLYLSGSEYRVFLPEKRTDASGPTWGSGTPRGTSLPLGQFYVAKPGVTAATLNAALAQGLHLLLTPGIYHLDRALEVNRANTVVLGLGYATLIPDNGVIAVTVADVDGVRLAGFLIEAGPVNSPVLLRIGPQGAATDHSANPTTVQDVFVRIGGAGPGKATTSIEVNSRHTVIDHTWVWRADHGSGVGWDVNRADYGIRVNGDDVFATGLFVEHFNKYDVQWYGQRGRTVFFQNEKAYDAPDQAAIQDGTVRGYAAYKVGDSVTTHEAWGLGSYCYYTADPGIRQDHGFAAPDAPGVRFHDLLVVSLGGKGQYEHVINATGAPTSGASTTPSTVVTYP
- a CDS encoding phosphatase domain-containing putative toxin, producing the protein MTGHPRRCRQRRLRTRALAALLTALAALPTVAGCANGGPAARGSTAPRQVRQIIDIADTPALPKNFRVAGAVAKPEPGSKAPSLEGLATLHASGSGVFSTAGLRTVNDHLPAGHGPVVDVDLRQESHLYVNGMPVSWFGDKDDANIGLSHGRVLADEQRRQEQLERTGPVSFDWIPGKSVKPDGPVRDPKTVRTEADVVEQAGWRYVRLTVPDHHRPQNDEVDRFVAFVRSLPQGTWLHFHCRAGVGRTTTFMAMYDMMRNARRVSLDDILRRQALIGGKDLTSEAHSDKPEARERAAFLRAFYAYAQKDTDGFKTPYSRWAAGR
- a CDS encoding cytochrome P450 produces the protein MDIPGPEPRADGGVGAIAAAGGLHHYQLRLHAEYGPVVRFQLPGVETAVSVADPVLLEATAHLDERPERLFAFLDPLFEAGNLQVIPAEEHTPWRRVLLSVLAGRPSHERHFARFTELATALADRWAEQAEQAEQAERADRASVVLQKDLTALSLRMICAYALGGEAADPDGVVAAFEEVLTEHLGRLYQVPDVGSRQERAERAEAALGRLRTMVDQVVAAHRSDARTDRSDLIGALVGAGERPARVRDTVMVMMLAAHHTTGVAVSWTLHLLGRHPEAAARVADELDRVLGDRAAPDYADLRRLTYLEMVLKEAMRLFPPGPYGARETAEPLALGDYEIPAGATIFYPFWAVHMNPDHWPEPEKFVPERFTPEETAKRPRLAYLPFGLGPRSCEGAGLAMVEAELVLAVLLKRFRFRPVPGHEVTPIERFVLWAAEDIRMTVSPRIPG
- the katG gene encoding catalase/peroxidase HPI, translated to MSEIHDAQAEGATTEGAGGCPVAHGRAAHPTQGGGNRQWWPERLNLKILAKNPAVANPLGEEFDYAEAFTGLDLAAVKRDIAEVLTTSQDWWPADFGNYGPLMIRMAWHSAGTYRISDGRGGAGAGQQRFAPLNSWPDNASLDKARRLLWPVKKKYGKSISWADLLVLTGNVALESMGFETFGFAGGREDVWEAEEDVYWGPETTWLGDERYTGDRELENPLGAVQMGLIYVNPEGPNGNPDPIAAARDIRETFRRMAMNDEETVALIAGGHTFGKTHGAGPADHVGPDPEGAPMEQMGLGWQSTYGTGAGPDAITSGLEVTWTTTPTQWSNGFFKNLFEYDYELTQSPAGANQWVAKDAEAIIPDAHDASKKRLPTMLTTDLSLRFDPIYEPISRRFYENPAEFADAFARAWYKLTHRDMGPVARYLGPEVPSEVLLWQDPLPQRTGEPIDAADIASLKEQVLGSGLTVSQLVSAAWASASSFRGSDKRGGANGARIRLEPQRNWEVNNPDELAQVLRTLEGIQGSFNSAGGKQLSLADLIVLAGGAAIEKAAKDGGFDIEVPFTPGRVDAAQDQTDVESFDALEPAADGFRNYVGKGNRLPAEYLLLDKANLLTLSAPEMTVLVGGLRVLGANHGQAKHGVLTDKPGALTNDFFVNLLDLGTTWKSTSSAQDAFEGRDASGAVKWTGTRADLVFGSNSELRAVAEVYASDDAKEKFVTDFVAAWDKVMNLDRFDLA